Genomic window (Fibrobacter sp. UBA4297):
ATTTCGAAAAGATGGGCGAAGGCCTGATTGGTTGCGATGCCTGCATTCATGTGGCTCTTGGCTGGGGTGATTCCCCGAGCGCAATGCTTATGAATGATACTCGAGCAACGGTTGCTCTCCTTGAAATGTCCGCTCGTGCAGGCTGTGAAAAGTTCATTATGACGAGTAGCACTTCGGCTATGGGTCGCGTGCGTTCCGAAATGCGCGAAACCACGAGCAATTTGCCGATAGACCTTTACGGCGCCACCAAGGCTGCTGGCGAAGCTTTTGTGCTTGGCTTTAGTCATGGCTACGGAAGCCAGTTCCCCGAAGTCAAGATGAAACGCAATATCATCCGTCCGGGGTACACGTTTGGCAATCCGGCGTTCCCCGATGGCTGCTCGCAGCCGGACCGCCGCTTCTTTGAAATGGCTTACGCTGTTAAGGAAAATCGCGATATCAACATCATCAAGAACGACGGTACGCAGTTTATCCATGCTTCCCAGCAGGCGCAAATTTATATGAAATTGCTGGAATCCGACTACAACGAAGAAATTTTCTTGGGCCTCGGATCCGAATGGATTAGCTGGAAGGAAATCGCCGAAAAGATGATCGCTCTCAAGCCTGGTTGCACTTCAAAGATTGTAGAAACCGATATGGGCTGGGGCGATGAACCGATGCTTTATGATGTCCAAAAAATCAGGGATTGCTTTGGTCTTGCGTTTGACGCTCACGAGCTCCTTGATGACCATATTCGTTGGACTTTTGAAAACGCATAGTTTACAAGTATTTTTTTAGGCAGAACAGCGCTGTGTAAACAGCGCTGTTCTTTTAATCGAGAATACTGCTGACAACCAGGGATATAAGCCCAGGAATCATTGCAAACTTTAGGATAGCTTGGGCTCGGCGGTAGTTCTCGCTGCTTGCGCTAAAAATGGCGATGGCAAAGCAAGGAGTGAGTGTCAATCCCGTCATCAGGAGGAATATCGGCGGATAATTGTGGCTGAATAGTTTGTTAAGGAAAAATACAGGGACGGGAAGAGAAATCCATGTGAATATAAGGATGTCTCCTGCGAGGCGGCGTGCAATTTTGTCTCCCGCGACAATTGGAAACGTCATGATTCCTGCTTTTAAATCGCCAGCTTTGTCTTCTAGGTCTTTGTATAATTCGCGGGCTATGGTGAGTAGGAATGCAAAGGGAATGGCGGGGATGATTGCCCAAAAGTGTTCTTCGGGGAACTCGCGATTAGAAAAGTTGAAGAAATACTGGACCGCAAAGAGTAGCGGGGTTGTGCAGAGTAAAGCCACGGTTATGTTTTTAAACGCTGGGGAGCGTTTGAGATGACGGTTGTATGCAATTAGCAGAGCGCCGAGTAAAATAAAGAACCACGCCGGGAATGTCAGGATGACGGCTCCCATCCATCCGAAATCTAGTGCGAGTTCCGGATTCTTGAGAACGTTTATAAATCTGAAACCCTGTATGACGCTATCGGTAATTCCGCAATAAAGCATGAGTATGGCGAGAAGATTGCTTGTGATGCGAGCTGCTCTCACGGAGATTTTGCCTGTAACAAGTGGACGTTCTGGACGGTTTAGCTTATCGCTTTCTAAATCGAGAATGTCATTTTGGATATTGGCAAAGCCGATTGCTGAGGCAAAACCAACGGCTTGAAGTATGAGAATTTGAATTGGAGGTTTGAATTGTAACAGTGTATAGCCCACCAAAAGCGTGATTATGGCGATTACAATATTCACGGGGCGTGTCATTTTAAAAAGTGTAAATAGCGTAGAAAACATGGATTTTCCCTTCGATTATGACCGAATAATAAACAAAAAATACGTTTGTGAAAAGAGCTTTTCTTTAAAATTACTTTAAATATGCGAAAAAGTGCATCTGTTAGTTCCATGCTTTGCCGATATCTTTCTTCTTCCTACTTCAAACTTTCTACGGTCTACTGATTACTATCTTTACACCATGCCTTTTTTTACGAAGAGTAATTTGGAAGATTTGAGGAAGGAAGCCGAACAGCTTTCTATATGCGTCGAACATTTCCTGTATGCTTCGGAACATATTCCCGAAAGCGACTGGAAGACGAAAGGGTTTTACGATAATTGCATCGAGAAGTGTAATGGTCGCCTGAAGGCGATTCATTTTCTGATGGAATCGATTCGCCGCGGACGCCCTGTGACTGAAGAGGAATTGGAAGAGGCTCGAGAGCTCGAAGACGAAAAACTTTCTAAATTGAAAAATGATGCGAAATAACGATTTTGATTCCGACGACAATGATGCTCCGTTGAAGAGTGTACGCACGTCTAGGCGCGAACACAGAAGCCGCCGTATCGACGTGATGCGTGAATTGGAATCGGGTGTCGTTGATGAACGCCCGATCAAGGAGCGTTTTAGTCGCGAATTTAAAAAGGCGAAAATCAAGCGCATCAAGAATCCGGTCGAAAACATCGGTGAAGAAAATTGCGTGGAAGGGCTTGTGCTCGAAGTCCACCGTCGCACTTGCGAAGTGAGATTAAACGAGAAGGAGGTGCCCTCCCCATACGCGGATCATGCTCACATAAGTGCTAAAGCACTAAGTGATCAAAGAGCTCAAGGCGGGCATGACAACCTTCCTACTTCCGACTTCCTACCGTCTACTGTAACTGCCATGTACCGCGCAACAACGTCCAAGACGCTCGGCGAGTTCCCGGCCGTGGGCGACCGCGTCTTGCTTGGTCTTGTGAATGATGGCGATGATGAAGGCGATGGTGTCGGTTCGCAGAAGTATTGCGTTGTGCGTGTGCTCCCGCGAAAGAGCGAACTCAAGCGTCCGGGCCCGCGTGATAGCTTCTACAAGCAGCAGACGCTTGCCGCAAATATTGACCAGGTGGTGATTGTCGCGAGCGTGACGCAGCCTGAATTCAACTACGGATTCATGGACCGCTTTTTGCTTGCCGCAAACTTGAACGATTTGCCGTTTGTGCTCGTTCTCACTAAGATGGATTTGTTGCCGAATGGTGAAGCCGACTTGTCAAATGATATCCGTGATTTCATGAAAATTGTAGACAAGGTGATTCCAGTGAGCGTTAAAAGCGGGGATGGTCTTGAAGTTTTGCGCAATGAACTCGTCGGAAAATCCTCTGTCTTTAGTGGCATGAGTGGTGTGGGCAAGTCTACATTGATTAATGAACTTGTACCGCATGCCGAACTGCGCACGGGAGATGTCCGCGAACGCGACGGCAAGGGTCGCCATACGACGACCTCTTCAAGCTTGTTCAATTTTCCGGGTGGCGGTTACGTGATTGACACGCCGGGTATCCGTAGCATTGGCCTTATGGACATGGAACCGGAAACGCTGGCAAAAATTTTCCCAGGATTTTTCGAAGATGACTTGTTTACGTGCAAGTTTAGCAACTGCAAGCACCTCAAGGAACCGGGTTGCGCTGTTCGTGCTGCCGTTGAGTCGGGAAAAATCTCCGAAGCCCGTTATGCAAGCTATGTACGAATTTTGAATTCAGGAAAGTAATTATATGTCTGATTACGTTGTGAAAATTGCCCTAGTGGCATCAATTATTTTTATGGGTTATAGCATCTCTGAATTTGCCGCAAGCTTCAAAACTGTGAGTGAAAAAATTGGTGAATTCTTGAGTCTTGCAAAAGAAAATTCTGCTACAGATTCCGATTTGCGTAGGACCAATATTTTCCTCTCTTGCCTTCTTTCTGTAGGCTACGTTGTACTGGTCTACTTTTCAAATATCGTCATTTGGATTGTAGCCCTGGTTATCTTGAAATTGGTGCTTACATTGTTTGTTTCTGATAAAGTTTTGATACAGGTTTTACGCGATGGTTCGCTTTCTAAAAAAGGTTATCTTGTCTCAAAATATGACGCCCTTTTCAATGCGATGATGGGCTTTGCTTTTGCCGTAATTCTGGTGATGTGATATGAAAATGACGATGCGTTTTGCTAAAAGTATAATCCTTGCGGTTTCGCTTGTTTTTAGTGGTGCTTCCACTTCGTTTGCTCAGTTGAATTCTGGTGGAGCAACTGCTTTTAATCCACTTAGCTCTACGGTTCCCGCTGGTGCGGGGACAAGCATGCGCTGGCCACTTATTTTGGGTGGTTCATTTGGACTTGGCGCTGGTGCGGGCGTGGGTGATGGTCACGGCGTTGGCATTTGCCAAATCAAGCCGATGATTGGCGCTTGGATGCCTGGCCTTGCCTTTGTTCGCTTGGGTTACGGTTTTTCGAGCTACGAAGAAAAGGATGATGATGGCTATAAGAGCGAAGTTGAAAGCTCTGATTTTAGCGTTGACTTGGGCGTGCATCTCCTCAGTGAATTTTTTGTGAAAGGTTCTTATTCTCGAGTGAGCGCTTTGAGTGAAAAAGGCGATGTCGCATGGAATGAATGGAGCGCTGGTTTTGGAACGTTTTGGATTGTATTCTCAAGAACGTTCCTGACATTGGATATCGGTTATCACTGGGTGCTAGAACACTATGACCCGTTCATCGATAAGGATGTCTCGGGTGGCCGTTGGCAGATGAATCTCGGATTCTCCGTGTTTGTCTATTAATTTGTAATTATTTATGAGTTGCGTAATGAAGAATGTTGCTGTTTTGGGTGGTGCTTTTGATCCGGTCCATAAAGACCACATGCGTGTGGCGCGAACTTGTTTGGACCGCGGTTTCTGTGATGAAGTCTGGTTTATGCCGAGTCCCGACCGTTGGGATAAGCAACTGAACGCTTCGCCAGAAGACCGCTTTGCGAT
Coding sequences:
- a CDS encoding NAD-dependent epimerase/dehydratase family protein; the protein is MRVFVTGGTGFIGHYVVKALLEKGHEVVVATRHPNKVPTLRANPNVTFVEAALTDFEKMGEGLIGCDACIHVALGWGDSPSAMLMNDTRATVALLEMSARAGCEKFIMTSSTSAMGRVRSEMRETTSNLPIDLYGATKAAGEAFVLGFSHGYGSQFPEVKMKRNIIRPGYTFGNPAFPDGCSQPDRRFFEMAYAVKENRDINIIKNDGTQFIHASQQAQIYMKLLESDYNEEIFLGLGSEWISWKEIAEKMIALKPGCTSKIVETDMGWGDEPMLYDVQKIRDCFGLAFDAHELLDDHIRWTFENA
- a CDS encoding UbiA family prenyltransferase, with protein sequence MFSTLFTLFKMTRPVNIVIAIITLLVGYTLLQFKPPIQILILQAVGFASAIGFANIQNDILDLESDKLNRPERPLVTGKISVRAARITSNLLAILMLYCGITDSVIQGFRFINVLKNPELALDFGWMGAVILTFPAWFFILLGALLIAYNRHLKRSPAFKNITVALLCTTPLLFAVQYFFNFSNREFPEEHFWAIIPAIPFAFLLTIARELYKDLEDKAGDLKAGIMTFPIVAGDKIARRLAGDILIFTWISLPVPVFFLNKLFSHNYPPIFLLMTGLTLTPCFAIAIFSASSENYRRAQAILKFAMIPGLISLVVSSILD
- the rsgA gene encoding ribosome small subunit-dependent GTPase A codes for the protein MMRNNDFDSDDNDAPLKSVRTSRREHRSRRIDVMRELESGVVDERPIKERFSREFKKAKIKRIKNPVENIGEENCVEGLVLEVHRRTCEVRLNEKEVPSPYADHAHISAKALSDQRAQGGHDNLPTSDFLPSTVTAMYRATTSKTLGEFPAVGDRVLLGLVNDGDDEGDGVGSQKYCVVRVLPRKSELKRPGPRDSFYKQQTLAANIDQVVIVASVTQPEFNYGFMDRFLLAANLNDLPFVLVLTKMDLLPNGEADLSNDIRDFMKIVDKVIPVSVKSGDGLEVLRNELVGKSSVFSGMSGVGKSTLINELVPHAELRTGDVRERDGKGRHTTTSSSLFNFPGGGYVIDTPGIRSIGLMDMEPETLAKIFPGFFEDDLFTCKFSNCKHLKEPGCAVRAAVESGKISEARYASYVRILNSGK